From a region of the uncultured Desulfatiglans sp. genome:
- the rplN gene encoding 50S ribosomal protein L14 (Evidence 2a : Function from experimental evidences in other organisms; Product type s : structure) has translation MIQMESQLKVADNSGAKLLSCIKVLGGAKRRYAGVGDIIVVSIKEAMPNSKVKKGDVAKAVIVRTKKEIRRPDGSYIKFDDNSAVLINTQKEPIGTRIFGPVARELRAKNFMKIVSLAPEVL, from the coding sequence ATGATACAGATGGAAAGTCAGCTTAAAGTGGCGGATAACTCCGGCGCTAAACTCCTGTCTTGCATCAAGGTCCTTGGGGGAGCGAAGAGGCGTTATGCTGGTGTAGGTGACATCATCGTCGTCTCGATCAAGGAGGCGATGCCGAACTCGAAGGTGAAGAAGGGCGATGTTGCCAAAGCGGTCATCGTCAGGACCAAGAAGGAGATTCGTAGGCCGGATGGATCTTACATCAAGTTTGATGACAATTCCGCCGTTCTTATCAATACGCAGAAAGAGCCGATCGGGACCCGGATCTTCGGCCCGGTGGCGCGTGAACTGCGGGCCAAGAATTTTATGAAAATTGTTTCGCTTGCACCCGAGGTGCTGTAG
- the rpsQ gene encoding 30S ribosomal subunit protein S17 (Evidence 2a : Function from experimental evidences in other organisms; PubMedId : 10094780, 12244297, 12809609, 151587, 344065, 3892488, 7556101, 781296, 9868784; Product type s : structure), with amino-acid sequence MAERGLRRKLVGTVVSNKMDKTAGVVVEHLTRDKSYGKYMRRHAKYLAHDPKNLCEIGDKVRIVESRPLSKRKRWQVIEILEKAVTL; translated from the coding sequence ATGGCAGAGCGAGGCTTACGCAGAAAACTGGTCGGCACCGTTGTCAGTAACAAGATGGACAAGACGGCTGGTGTCGTTGTCGAGCATTTGACCCGTGATAAGAGCTACGGGAAATACATGCGCAGGCATGCTAAATATCTGGCGCATGACCCCAAGAACCTATGTGAGATTGGGGACAAGGTTCGCATCGTCGAAAGCCGCCCTCTCAGCAAGCGGAAGCGATGGCAAGTGATCGAGATTCTTGAGAAGGCAGTGACGCTTTAG
- the tufB gene encoding protein chain elongation factor EF-Tu, possible GTP-binding factor (duplicate of tufA) (Evidence 2a : Function from experimental evidences in other organisms; Product type f : factor), giving the protein MSKKKFERTKPHVNVGTIGHIDHGKTTLTAAITKHLAKKGWADFVPFDAIDKAPEEKARGITIATAHVEYETQNRHYAHVDCPGHADYIKNMITGAAQMDGAILVVGADDGPMPQTREHILLARQVGVPSIVVFLNKCDMVDDEELIELVELELRELLSKYEFPGDDIPIIRGSALKALESDDPDSAEAKPIFELMEAIDSYIPAPVRDTDKPFLMPIEDVFSISGRGTVVTGRVERGVIKVGEEVEIVGIRDTTKTVCTGVEMFRKILDQGQAGDNIGVLLRGTKRDDVERGQVVAKPGSITPHTKFKAEAYILTKEEGGRHTPFFNGYRPQFYFRTTDVTGVVTLPEGIEMVMPGDNVSMEVKLITPIAMEKELRFAIREGGRTVGAGVISEIIE; this is encoded by the coding sequence ATGTCGAAGAAGAAGTTTGAAAGGACGAAGCCGCACGTAAACGTGGGGACGATCGGGCATATCGACCATGGGAAGACGACGTTGACGGCAGCGATCACGAAGCACCTTGCCAAGAAGGGCTGGGCGGACTTTGTTCCTTTTGACGCGATCGACAAGGCGCCGGAGGAGAAGGCGCGGGGGATAACGATTGCGACGGCGCACGTGGAGTACGAGACGCAGAACCGGCACTATGCGCATGTGGACTGCCCGGGTCACGCGGACTACATCAAGAACATGATCACGGGCGCGGCGCAGATGGATGGAGCGATACTGGTGGTGGGCGCGGACGACGGACCGATGCCGCAGACGCGGGAGCACATTCTTCTGGCGCGGCAGGTTGGCGTTCCGAGCATCGTGGTGTTTCTGAACAAGTGTGACATGGTGGACGACGAGGAGCTGATCGAGCTGGTGGAACTGGAGCTGCGGGAGCTTCTGTCGAAGTACGAATTTCCCGGGGACGATATACCGATCATCCGGGGGAGTGCGTTGAAGGCGCTGGAGAGCGACGATCCGGACTCGGCGGAGGCGAAGCCGATCTTCGAGCTGATGGAGGCGATCGACAGTTATATTCCGGCGCCGGTTCGTGATACGGACAAACCTTTCCTGATGCCGATCGAGGATGTGTTCAGCATATCCGGTCGGGGGACGGTGGTGACGGGGCGCGTGGAGCGCGGCGTGATCAAGGTAGGGGAAGAAGTGGAGATCGTTGGGATACGTGATACGACGAAGACGGTCTGCACGGGGGTGGAGATGTTCCGCAAGATTCTGGACCAGGGGCAGGCTGGGGACAACATCGGCGTGCTGCTGCGGGGGACGAAGCGGGACGATGTCGAGCGTGGTCAGGTGGTGGCGAAGCCCGGGAGCATCACTCCGCACACGAAATTCAAGGCGGAGGCTTACATCCTGACGAAGGAGGAAGGTGGTCGTCATACGCCGTTTTTCAACGGGTACCGGCCTCAGTTTTACTTCCGGACGACGGATGTGACGGGTGTGGTGACGCTTCCTGAGGGGATCGAGATGGTGATGCCCGGTGACAATGTATCGATGGAAGTGAAGCTGATCACGCCGATTGCGATGGAGAAGGAGTTGCGGTTTGCCATCCGTGAGGGCGGCAGAACGGTCGGCGCCGGCGTCATCAGTGAAATTATCGAATAA
- the rplE gene encoding 50S ribosomal subunit protein L5 (Evidence 2a : Function from experimental evidences in other organisms; Product type s : structure), which yields MSRLKEKYETEVVPALMKEFGYTSIMAVPRIEKVVLNMGLGEAIQNIKVLDYGVDELTRIAGQKAVITKAKKSIAGFKLRQGMPIGCMVTLRHMRMFDFLDKLFNIAMPRVRDFRGISDKIFDGMGNCSIGIKEHIIFPEIEYDKIDKVKGVNISIVSSARTDDEALFMLKQLGMPFRN from the coding sequence GTGTCTCGATTGAAAGAAAAGTATGAGACTGAGGTAGTACCCGCCCTGATGAAGGAGTTCGGTTACACGTCTATCATGGCAGTGCCTAGGATAGAAAAGGTTGTATTGAATATGGGGCTTGGCGAGGCGATTCAGAACATCAAGGTGCTGGATTATGGTGTCGATGAACTGACGCGGATTGCCGGTCAGAAGGCAGTCATAACCAAGGCCAAGAAATCCATCGCCGGTTTCAAGTTGCGCCAGGGTATGCCCATCGGATGCATGGTGACCCTTCGGCATATGCGGATGTTCGATTTCCTCGATAAGCTGTTCAATATCGCTATGCCACGTGTGCGCGATTTCCGCGGAATTTCCGATAAGATATTTGACGGAATGGGGAATTGCAGCATCGGCATAAAGGAGCATATTATTTTTCCGGAAATTGAATATGACAAGATCGACAAGGTAAAGGGCGTCAATATCTCGATTGTGTCCAGTGCCAGGACTGATGACGAGGCCCTGTTCATGTTGAAACAACTTGGAATGCCATTTCGTAATTGA
- the rpsL gene encoding 30S ribosomal protein S12 (Evidence 2a : Function from experimental evidences in other organisms; Product type s : structure) gives MPTINQLVRKGRRPPKKKTKTPALQGAPQKRGVCVRVYTSTPKKPNSALRKVARVRLTNGIEVTSYIPGMGHNLQEHSVVLIRGGRVKDLPGVRYHIIRGTMDTTGVGDRRQGRSKYGAKRPKGL, from the coding sequence ATGCCGACGATAAACCAGCTCGTCCGAAAAGGCCGCCGACCGCCGAAAAAGAAGACAAAGACACCGGCTCTGCAGGGTGCGCCCCAGAAGAGAGGGGTGTGTGTCCGGGTCTACACCTCGACACCCAAAAAGCCCAACTCCGCCCTTCGAAAGGTAGCGAGGGTGCGATTGACCAATGGGATCGAGGTTACCTCCTACATACCCGGCATGGGGCATAACCTGCAGGAGCACTCGGTTGTGCTGATCCGCGGAGGGCGCGTGAAGGACCTTCCCGGTGTGCGGTATCACATCATTCGAGGCACCATGGACACGACGGGTGTCGGCGACAGGCGACAGGGCAGGTCCAAATACGGCGCCAAGAGGCCGAAGGGACTCTAA
- the rpsS gene encoding 30S ribosomal protein S19 (Evidence 2a : Function from experimental evidences in other organisms; Product type s : structure) — MPRSLKKGPFVDDHLLKKAQVAAETQSRKIIKTWSRRSTILPEFVGLTFAVHNGKKFLPVFVSEDMVGHKLGEFSPTRTFYGHAGDKKSKLKGKKK; from the coding sequence TTGCCGAGATCCCTGAAAAAAGGTCCTTTTGTGGACGACCACCTGTTGAAAAAGGCGCAGGTGGCTGCAGAAACGCAGAGCAGGAAGATCATCAAGACGTGGTCCCGCAGGTCGACCATACTACCGGAATTTGTCGGACTTACCTTCGCCGTTCATAACGGCAAGAAGTTTTTGCCCGTCTTTGTTTCGGAGGACATGGTAGGGCACAAGCTGGGCGAATTTTCACCGACACGGACCTTCTATGGTCATGCCGGGGACAAAAAATCGAAACTCAAGGGCAAGAAGAAGTAG
- the rplX gene encoding 50S ribosomal subunit protein L24 (Evidence 2a : Function from experimental evidences in other organisms; PubMedId : 2464692; Product type s : structure), whose protein sequence is MLKKHPTIKKNDKVMVIAGKEKGKIGTVLKVDSEKGRLIVEKVNVVKRHAKPNPRTGQGGIIEKEASLHISNVMVVCNKCAEATRIGKRVLEDGTKVRTCRKCGEAVDA, encoded by the coding sequence GTGCTGAAGAAACATCCTACAATCAAGAAGAATGACAAGGTGATGGTCATCGCCGGCAAGGAAAAGGGAAAGATCGGTACCGTGCTCAAAGTGGATTCTGAAAAGGGGCGGTTGATTGTCGAAAAGGTGAACGTGGTCAAGAGGCATGCCAAGCCGAACCCACGCACTGGACAGGGTGGGATCATCGAGAAGGAGGCTTCTTTACACATCTCGAATGTGATGGTCGTTTGCAACAAGTGTGCTGAGGCGACCAGGATCGGCAAGCGTGTCCTTGAGGACGGAACAAAGGTCCGAACCTGCAGGAAATGTGGGGAAGCGGTGGACGCTTGA
- the rplW gene encoding 50S ribosomal subunit protein L23 (Evidence 2a : Function from experimental evidences in other organisms; PubMedId : 10094780, 12809609, 3892488, 391594; Product type s : structure): MDTYQVIEAPHITEKSGLQKSQANRISFKVHKHANKIEIRRAVEKLFKVKVLDVRTVNVQGKKRRVGRHFGKRSDWKKAIVKLAPGENIEFFEGL; encoded by the coding sequence GTGGACACCTATCAGGTCATCGAAGCGCCGCATATCACCGAGAAATCCGGACTGCAGAAGAGCCAGGCCAACCGCATTTCGTTCAAGGTGCATAAGCACGCGAACAAGATAGAGATTCGAAGGGCAGTCGAAAAGCTTTTCAAGGTAAAGGTTCTGGATGTCCGCACGGTGAATGTACAGGGTAAAAAGCGCCGTGTCGGTCGCCATTTCGGGAAGCGTTCCGACTGGAAAAAGGCGATTGTCAAACTTGCGCCCGGCGAAAATATCGAATTTTTCGAAGGACTGTAA
- the rplC gene encoding 50S ribosomal subunit protein L3 (Evidence 2a : Function from experimental evidences in other organisms; Product type s : structure), translating into MLNRLLGKKIGMTRVFVEEGKSIPVTLLKVGPCVVVQKKTPEKDGYAAVQVGYESKPEKRLSKPLQGHFKAAGKGGYAHLREVKVDDPQMFELGQEITVDVFFPGETVNIVGTSKGRGFAGVMKRWGFGGGRKTHGSRSHRVPGSIGCNTTPGRVIKGKKLPGRMGTQRLTVKNIRVVDVRPEMNLLMLKGAVPGSKNSIVEICKV; encoded by the coding sequence ATGCTTAACAGGCTACTTGGAAAAAAGATAGGCATGACACGTGTTTTTGTCGAGGAAGGCAAAAGCATCCCGGTGACGCTGCTGAAAGTGGGTCCCTGCGTGGTTGTGCAAAAGAAGACTCCGGAGAAGGATGGGTACGCCGCTGTCCAGGTTGGCTATGAATCGAAGCCCGAGAAGCGGCTCAGCAAGCCTTTACAAGGTCATTTCAAGGCTGCTGGCAAAGGTGGATACGCTCATCTGCGGGAAGTGAAGGTGGACGACCCTCAGATGTTCGAGCTTGGACAGGAAATCACGGTAGATGTTTTCTTCCCTGGCGAGACCGTTAACATCGTCGGCACGAGCAAAGGTCGCGGCTTTGCGGGCGTTATGAAAAGATGGGGATTCGGCGGCGGGCGGAAGACGCACGGAAGCCGGTCTCACCGGGTGCCGGGGTCCATCGGCTGCAACACCACCCCCGGTCGTGTGATCAAGGGCAAAAAACTGCCGGGTCGGATGGGGACGCAGCGCCTGACGGTCAAGAACATCCGGGTGGTTGATGTGCGCCCCGAGATGAATCTGCTTATGCTCAAGGGGGCCGTCCCCGGGAGCAAGAACAGTATCGTCGAGATCTGCAAGGTCTGA
- the rpmC gene encoding 50S ribosomal subunit protein L29 (Evidence 2a : Function from experimental evidences in other organisms; PubMedId : 10094780, 1092361, 12809609, 3892488; Product type s : structure), protein MKAKELRDLSAGELRQKEKDLSQELFNLRFQKATGQLGNTAMICKTKRDLARVKTILVENKTRNMTD, encoded by the coding sequence ATGAAGGCGAAAGAATTGAGAGATCTGAGTGCGGGTGAATTGCGGCAGAAGGAGAAAGACCTCAGCCAGGAGCTGTTCAATCTGAGGTTTCAGAAGGCTACGGGCCAGCTAGGGAATACGGCGATGATCTGCAAGACCAAGCGCGACTTGGCAAGGGTCAAGACGATTCTTGTTGAAAACAAAACGCGCAATATGACTGACTAG
- the rplP gene encoding 50S ribosomal subunit protein L16 (Evidence 2a : Function from experimental evidences in other organisms; PubMedId : 10094780, 12809609, 3892488, 6154696, 786730; Product type s : structure) — MLSPKKVKYRKRQKGRTKGMAMRGNTLEFGDYGLQAVECGHMTAQQIEAARVAVTRHVKRGGKIWIRIFPDKPISKKPAETRMGKGKGAPEAWVAVVKPGRILYELEGVAENVAGEAFRLAGFKLPFATRFVSRRS; from the coding sequence ATGCTTAGCCCTAAGAAGGTCAAATATCGCAAGAGACAGAAAGGCCGCACGAAGGGTATGGCCATGCGTGGCAACACCCTCGAATTTGGCGACTACGGTCTGCAGGCGGTGGAGTGTGGCCATATGACGGCCCAACAGATCGAGGCCGCCCGTGTCGCAGTAACGCGTCATGTCAAGCGTGGCGGCAAGATTTGGATTCGGATCTTTCCTGATAAGCCCATCAGCAAGAAGCCTGCAGAGACCCGGATGGGAAAGGGGAAAGGAGCGCCGGAAGCCTGGGTGGCTGTCGTGAAACCCGGGAGAATTCTTTACGAGCTTGAAGGCGTAGCCGAAAATGTTGCAGGGGAGGCATTCCGTCTCGCCGGATTTAAGCTTCCTTTTGCAACCCGCTTTGTCAGCAGGAGATCATGA
- the rplB gene encoding 50S ribosomal subunit protein L2 (Evidence 2a : Function from experimental evidences in other organisms; PubMedId : 9531480; Product type s : structure) gives MAIRKHKPTSPGRRYQTTSTFEEITKKEPEKTLLRPLRSSGGRNALGRLTARHKGGGHKRRYRVIDFHREKDSIPAKVAAIEYDPNRGARIALLHYVDGEKRYILAPHKLQVGDQVVSGPEAEVRTGNCLPLRLIPLGTHIHNIEMNLGHGGQMVRSAGAYAQLMAKEGKYAQIKLPSGEVRAVLQDCRATIGQVGNLEHEILSAGKAGRNRWLGRRPHVRGVAMNPVDHPHGGGEGKSSGGRHPVTPWGVPTKGYKTRVRKPSDKLIVKRRSKK, from the coding sequence ATGGCTATAAGAAAGCACAAGCCGACCTCCCCAGGAAGGCGATACCAGACGACATCGACATTCGAGGAAATTACCAAGAAGGAACCGGAAAAGACTCTGCTGAGGCCGCTCAGGAGTTCCGGCGGGCGGAATGCACTAGGCAGGTTGACTGCCCGCCATAAAGGAGGCGGACACAAGCGTCGCTACCGGGTTATCGACTTTCATAGAGAGAAGGATTCGATCCCGGCGAAGGTCGCTGCAATCGAGTACGACCCGAACAGGGGTGCCCGGATCGCGCTTTTGCATTATGTCGACGGCGAAAAACGGTACATCCTCGCCCCCCACAAACTCCAGGTCGGCGACCAGGTAGTTTCTGGACCGGAAGCGGAGGTTCGGACGGGGAATTGTCTGCCACTCAGGCTGATCCCTTTGGGGACGCACATTCATAATATCGAAATGAATCTAGGCCATGGTGGTCAAATGGTCCGGAGCGCCGGAGCCTATGCGCAGCTCATGGCTAAGGAGGGCAAATACGCCCAGATCAAGCTGCCTTCGGGTGAAGTAAGAGCGGTTTTGCAGGACTGCCGCGCTACCATCGGTCAGGTAGGTAATCTGGAGCACGAGATCCTGTCGGCTGGTAAGGCTGGTAGGAACCGCTGGCTGGGCAGGCGGCCTCATGTAAGAGGCGTTGCCATGAACCCGGTAGACCATCCTCATGGCGGTGGCGAGGGGAAATCCTCTGGGGGCAGGCATCCTGTGACCCCATGGGGCGTTCCGACAAAGGGTTACAAGACCAGAGTCAGGAAACCCAGCGATAAGCTTATTGTTAAGCGAAGAAGCAAAAAGTGA
- the rpsG gene encoding 30S ribosomal subunit protein S7 (Evidence 2a : Function from experimental evidences in other organisms; PubMedId : 10094780, 10606263, 10772857, 11160889, 11684020, 12244297, 12809609, 1398129, 1552908, 2461734, 385062, 6349681, 6989816, 7000779, 7507167, 7556101; Product type s : structure) — protein sequence MSRKRVAAKREITPDPRHKSVLAAKFINNLMKQGKKSTARTILYDAFDIIESKTKEDPLGVFQKAVENVKPIVEVKSRRVGGSTYQVPTEVRPARRQALSIRWLISFAEGRGEKTMAAKLAGELLDAANQRGSAVKKREDTHKMAEANKAFAHYRW from the coding sequence ATGTCGAGGAAGAGAGTAGCCGCCAAGCGGGAGATTACACCGGATCCGCGGCATAAAAGCGTCCTTGCGGCGAAGTTCATCAACAATCTGATGAAGCAGGGAAAAAAGAGTACGGCCCGCACCATCCTCTATGATGCATTCGATATTATAGAATCCAAGACGAAAGAGGATCCGCTGGGCGTCTTCCAAAAGGCGGTCGAGAATGTCAAGCCCATTGTAGAAGTCAAATCACGGCGCGTTGGTGGATCGACCTACCAGGTCCCGACAGAGGTGCGGCCTGCAAGACGACAGGCGCTAAGCATACGATGGCTGATCTCGTTTGCAGAGGGAAGGGGCGAAAAAACGATGGCTGCGAAACTCGCGGGAGAGTTGCTGGATGCGGCAAACCAACGAGGATCAGCTGTAAAGAAGAGGGAAGATACCCATAAGATGGCCGAAGCCAACAAGGCATTCGCTCATTACCGCTGGTAA
- the rpsC gene encoding 30S ribosomal subunit protein S3 (Evidence 2a : Function from experimental evidences in other organisms; PubMedId : 10094780, 12244297, 12809609, 387449, 3892488, 7556101, 9716382; Product type s : structure) — protein sequence MGQKVHPVGFRLGINKNWDSRWFAGKEYSEFVLEDFKIRKFLKEKLQQAGVAKIEIERAASKIRIRIHTARPGIVIGKKGAEIEKLKRELEKQVKREIIVDIQEVRKPEVEAQLVAENVAMQLVRRIAFRRAMKKAVSSSLRFGAQGIKIACAGRLGGAEMARREWYREGRVPLHTIRADVDYGFAKAFTTYGVIGVKVTIFKGEILPEKSKKE from the coding sequence TTGGGACAGAAAGTTCATCCCGTCGGTTTCAGGCTGGGGATTAACAAGAATTGGGATTCAAGGTGGTTTGCGGGGAAGGAATACTCCGAATTCGTGCTTGAGGATTTCAAGATCCGCAAATTCCTCAAGGAGAAGCTCCAGCAGGCTGGCGTCGCAAAGATCGAGATTGAACGGGCTGCAAGCAAGATCAGGATTCGGATCCACACTGCAAGGCCTGGGATCGTGATCGGCAAGAAGGGTGCTGAGATCGAGAAGTTGAAGAGGGAGCTCGAGAAGCAGGTCAAGCGTGAGATTATCGTGGATATCCAGGAAGTGCGGAAACCTGAGGTGGAAGCTCAACTGGTGGCAGAGAATGTAGCAATGCAGCTCGTGAGGCGGATTGCTTTTCGCCGTGCGATGAAGAAGGCTGTGAGTTCCTCTCTGCGCTTCGGAGCGCAGGGGATCAAGATCGCGTGCGCGGGACGGCTGGGCGGTGCTGAAATGGCGCGCCGTGAATGGTATCGAGAGGGCAGGGTTCCGCTGCATACGATTCGTGCCGATGTCGATTACGGGTTCGCAAAGGCCTTTACCACCTATGGCGTGATAGGAGTCAAGGTAACCATCTTCAAGGGTGAGATACTCCCTGAAAAGAGCAAGAAGGAATAG
- the rplD gene encoding 50S ribosomal protein L4, giving the protein MTLIDVYNLRKEKVSETELKDEIFGVPVKEHVLHEVVVSQLNRRRAGTAACKSRSLVNASTRKLYRQKGTGRARAGSASSPTRRGGGVAFGPQPRAYVKKVAKKVRKAALRMALSDKLTGSQLFVVEDFSLPEIKTKSFVGVMRRFDVTKALIVTADKNEKLEKSSRNVPWVKVLRSEGLNVYDLLKFDHLFLEKPAIDRIEEALIS; this is encoded by the coding sequence ATGACTCTTATAGACGTATACAATCTTCGTAAAGAGAAGGTTTCTGAAACCGAACTGAAGGATGAAATCTTCGGGGTGCCGGTCAAAGAGCATGTCCTGCACGAGGTGGTGGTTTCTCAGTTGAACCGACGCAGGGCTGGAACTGCGGCTTGTAAGAGCCGCTCCCTCGTGAACGCCTCGACGCGGAAACTCTACAGGCAGAAGGGGACCGGAAGGGCGAGAGCGGGATCGGCTTCTTCTCCGACACGGCGTGGCGGAGGGGTAGCTTTTGGGCCCCAGCCGAGGGCTTACGTGAAAAAGGTGGCCAAGAAGGTACGCAAGGCCGCCTTGAGGATGGCGTTGAGCGACAAGCTGACAGGGAGCCAACTGTTCGTAGTCGAGGATTTCAGTCTGCCTGAGATTAAGACGAAGTCGTTTGTCGGGGTCATGCGCCGTTTCGATGTGACGAAAGCCCTGATCGTTACGGCCGATAAAAACGAGAAGCTGGAGAAGTCTTCGAGGAATGTTCCCTGGGTGAAGGTCTTACGTTCAGAGGGGTTGAATGTGTACGACCTCCTGAAGTTCGACCATCTGTTCCTTGAGAAGCCTGCCATCGACAGGATAGAGGAGGCACTGATATCGTAG
- the rplV gene encoding 50S ribosomal subunit protein L22 (Evidence 2a : Function from experimental evidences in other organisms; Product type s : structure), with protein METTAKARFVHISPQKIRLVMDEVRGQKVDEAVQRLGYAPQKGARILRKLVQSAIANAEQNAGADVDKLYIKRIYADEGPLMKRWRPRALGRATRIRKRTSHLTVVLDEA; from the coding sequence ATGGAAACGACTGCAAAAGCAAGGTTTGTGCATATCTCCCCGCAGAAGATCCGACTGGTCATGGATGAAGTGAGGGGACAAAAAGTTGACGAGGCAGTTCAGAGGCTCGGCTATGCCCCTCAGAAAGGGGCGCGTATCCTCCGGAAGCTGGTTCAGTCTGCGATTGCCAATGCGGAACAGAATGCCGGGGCTGATGTAGATAAACTGTATATCAAGCGTATTTACGCCGATGAAGGGCCTCTGATGAAGCGGTGGAGACCGAGAGCGCTCGGTCGTGCGACGCGTATCCGAAAGCGGACGAGCCACTTGACCGTAGTTCTGGATGAGGCATAG
- the rpsJ gene encoding 30S ribosomal protein S10 (Evidence 2a : Function from experimental evidences in other organisms; Product type s : structure) → MLANQKIRIRLKAYDHKLLDQSAMEILETARETGARVAGPIPLPTVINKYCVLRSPHVNKKSREQFEIRTHKRLLDILEPTQQTVDALMKLDLAAGVDVEIKL, encoded by the coding sequence ATGTTAGCCAACCAGAAGATCCGGATACGCTTAAAGGCTTATGACCACAAGCTGCTTGACCAGTCGGCGATGGAAATCCTTGAAACGGCCAGGGAGACGGGTGCACGGGTTGCAGGGCCGATCCCTTTACCGACGGTCATCAATAAATATTGTGTGTTGAGATCTCCCCATGTGAACAAGAAATCGCGCGAGCAGTTCGAAATAAGAACCCATAAGCGGCTTCTGGATATTCTCGAGCCAACCCAGCAGACAGTGGACGCCTTGATGAAGCTGGATCTGGCTGCGGGCGTGGATGTGGAGATTAAACTCTAG